In Procambarus clarkii isolate CNS0578487 chromosome 5, FALCON_Pclarkii_2.0, whole genome shotgun sequence, the following are encoded in one genomic region:
- the LOC123748010 gene encoding uncharacterized protein, with amino-acid sequence MKRSGCPKKWRWKGEWLEPLDRGKYQKPWTVGSTRNPGPWKVPETLDRGKYQKPWTVGSTRNLRPWEVPETLDRGKYQKPQTVGSTRNPGPWEVPETLDRGKYQKPWTVGSTRNPGPWEVPETLDRGKYQKPWTVGSTRNPGPWEVPETLDRGKYQKPWTVESTRNPGPWEVPETLDRGKYQKPQTVGSTRNPGPWEVPETSDRGKYQKPWTVGSTRNPGQWEVPETLDRGKYQKPWTVGSTRNLRPREVPETSDRGKYQKPQTVGSTRNPGPWEVPETLDRGKYQKPWTVGSTRNLRPREVPETSDRGKYQKPQTVGSTRNPGPWEVPETSDRGKYQKPQTAGSTRNLRPWEVPETLDRGKYQKPWTVGSTRNPGPWKVPETLDRGKYQKPWTVGSTRNPGPWEVPETLDRGKYQKHWTVGSTRNPGPWEVPETSDRGKYQKPWTVGSTRNLRPWEVPETLDRGKYQKPWTVGSTRNPGPWEVPETLDRGKYQKPWTVGSTRNPGPWEVPETLDRGKYQKPWTVGSTRNPGPWEVPETLDRGKYQKPWTVGSTRKPGPWEVPETLDRGKYQKPWTVGSTRNPGPWEVPETLDRGKYQKPWTVGSPRNHGPWEVPKTLDRGKYQKPWTVGSTRNPGPWEVPETNKTKHR; translated from the coding sequence GTGGGAAGTACCAGAAACCTCAGACCGTGGGAAGTACCAGAAACCCTGGACCGTGGGAAGTACCAGAAACCTCAGACCGTGGGAAGTACCAGAAACCCTGGACCGTGGGAAGTACCAGAAACCCTGGACCGTGGGAAGTACCAGAAACCCTGGACCGTGGGAAGTACCAGAAACCCTGGACCGTGGGAAGTACCAGAAACCCTGGACCGTGGAAAGTACCAGAAACCCTGGACCGTGGGAAGTACCAGAAACCCTGGACCGTGGGAAGTACCAGAAACCCTGGACCGTGGGAAGTACCAGAAACCCTGGACCGTGGAAAGTACCAGAAACCCTGGACCGTGGGAAGTACCAGAAACCCTGGACCGTGGGAAGTACCAGAAACCTCAGACCGTGGGAAGTACCAGAAACCCTGGACCGTGGGAAGTACCAGAAACCTCAGACCGTGGGAAGTACCAGAAACCCTGGACCGTGGGAAGTACCAGAAACCCTGGACAGTGGGAAGTACCAGAAACCCTGGACCGTGGGAAGTACCAGAAACCCTGGACCGTGGGAAGTACCAGAAACCTCAGACCGCGGGAAGTACCAGAAACCTCAGACCGCGGGAAGTACCAGAAACCTCAGACCGTGGGAAGTACCAGAAACCCTGGACCGTGGGAAGTACCAGAAACCCTGGACCGTGGGAAGTACCAGAAACCCTGGACCGTGGGAAGTACCAGAAACCTCAGACCGCGGGAAGTACCAGAAACCTCAGACCGCGGGAAGTACCAGAAACCTCAGACCGTGGGAAGTACCAGAAACCCTGGACCGTGGGAAGTACCAGAAACCTCAGACCGCGGGAAGTACCAGAAACCTCAGACCGCGGGAAGTACCAGAAACCTCAGACCGTGGGAAGTACCAGAAACCCTGGACCGTGGGAAGTACCAGAAACCCTGGACCGTGGGAAGTACCAGAAACCCTGGACCGTGGAAAGTACCAGAAACCCTGGACCGTGGGAAGTACCAGAAACCCTGGACCGTGGGAAGTACCAGAAACCCTGGACCGTGGGAAGTACCAGAAACCCTGGACCGTGGAAAGTACCAGAAACACTGGACCGTGGGAAGTACCAGAAACCCTGGACCGTGGGAAGTACCAGAAACCTCAGACCGTGGGAAGTACCAGAAACCCTGGACCGTGGGAAGTACCAGAAACCTCAGACCGTGGGAAGTACCAGAAACCCTGGACCGTGGGAAGTACCAGAAACCCTGGACCGTGGGAAGTACCAGAAACCCTGGACCGTGGGAAGTACCAGAAACCCTGGACCGTGGGAAGTACCAGAAACCCTGGACCGTGGGAAGTACCAGAAACCCTGGACCGTGGGAAGTACCAGAAACCCTGGACCGTGGGAAGTACCAGAAACCCTGGACCGTGGGAAGTACCAGAAACCCTGGACCGTGGGAAGTACCAGAAACCCTGGACCGTGGGAAGTACCAGAAACCCTGGACCGTGGGAAGTACCAGAAAACCTGGACCGTGGGAAGTACCAGAAACCCTGGACCGTGGGAAGTACCAGAAACCCTGGACCGTGGGAAGTACCAGAAACCCTGGACCGTGGGAAGTACCAGAAACCTTGGACCGTGGGAAGTACCAGAAACCCTGGACCGTGGGAAGTCCCAGAAACCATGGACCGTGGGAAGTACCAAAAACCCTGGACCGTGGGAAGTACCAGAAACCCTGGACCGTGGGAAGTACCAGAAACCCTGGACCGTGGGAAGTACCAGAAACCAACAAAACAAAACATCGATAA